In the Sarcophilus harrisii chromosome 1, mSarHar1.11, whole genome shotgun sequence genome, one interval contains:
- the LOC116419525 gene encoding zinc finger protein 764-like isoform X2, with the protein MSGPGPGARGLVSFADVAVYFSPEEWGRLRPAQRALYRDVMRETYGHLGALGFPGPKPALISWMEAAAWDSAAGSPVSCEGIKNMNKENRELLGAEGGPVAKSLEDVGQPTTRTWEHKDQPAKPSASCPGRPPTSPSLLAKLPTPRTDKRHGCSMCGKHFAWRSTLVEHIYTHTGEKPFRCPDCGKGFSQASSLSKHRAIHRGDRPHRCPDCGRAFTQRSALTTHLRVHTGEKPYQCADCGRRFSQSSALSQHRRVHSGETPFPCSECGRAFAHASDLRRHQRTHTGEKPFPCPDCGRCFRQSSEMVAHRRTHSGERPYSCPECGRRFSQKSAVAKHQWIHRPGAGGRSGQLAEVLSRQLISVRGDLDPPVGFQHYPEIFQECG; encoded by the exons ATGAGCGGGCCCGGGCCTGGGGCGCGGGGCCTCGTGAGCTTCGCCGATGTGGCCGTCTACTTCTCCCCGGAGGAGTGGGGACGGCTGCGCCCCGCGCAGAGGGCCCTCTACAGGGACGTGATGCGGGAGACCTACGGCCACCTGGGCGCGCTGG GATTTCCAGGTCCCAAACCCGCGCTCATCTCCTGGATGGAAGCAGCAGCCTGGGATTCGGCCGCCGGGTCTCCCGTAAGCTGTGAAG GTATTAAGAACATGAACAAAGAGAATAGGGAATTGCTTGGAGCTGAGGGAGGACCCGTGGCCAAGAGCCTGGAAGATGTTGGACAGCCCACAACTAGGACCTGGGAACACAAGGATCAGCCAGCAAAGCCTTCTGCTTCTTGTCCTGGCCGCCCTCCCACAAGCCCCAGCCTGCTTGCTAAGCTTCCGACTCCCAGGACCGACAAACGCCACGGCTGCAGCATGTGTGGGAAGCACTTTGCCTGGCGCTCCACACTAGTGGAGCACATCTACACCCATACTGGGGAGAAGCCCTTTCGTTGTCCTGACTGTGGCAAAGGCTTCAGCCAGGCCTCTTCACTGAGCAAGCACCGAGCCATCCACCGGGGAGACCGGCCCCATCGCTGCCCCGACTGTGGCCGGGCCTTTACTCAGAGATCAGCCCTCACTACTCACCTCCGTGTCCACACTGGTGAGAAGCCCTACCAGTGTGCTGACTGTGGCCGACGGTTCAGCCAGAGCTCAGCCCTGTCACAGCACCGTCGTGTGCACAGTGGCGAGACGCCCTTCCCCTGTTCCGAGTGTGGGCGAGCCTTTGCCCATGCCTCAGACCTACGGCGCCACCAGCGTACCCACACAGGGGAAAAACCATTCCCCTGTCCTGACTGTGGACGTTGCTTTCGGCAGAGTTCAGAAATGGTTGCTCACAGACGAACCCACAGTGGTGAGCGGCCCTATTCCTGCCCTGAGTGTGGGAGACGATTCAGCCAGAAGTCAGCTGTAGCCAAACATCAGTGGATCCATCGGCCTGGTGCCGGGGGCAGAAGTGGCCAGTTGGCTGAGGTACTATCTAGGCAACTTATCTCTGTCCGAGGAGACTTGGATCCCCCCGTGGGGTTCCAGCACTACCCAGAGATCTTCCAGGAATGTGGGTGA
- the LOC116419525 gene encoding zinc finger protein 764-like isoform X1 codes for MSGPGPGARGLVSFADVAVYFSPEEWGRLRPAQRALYRDVMRETYGHLGALGFPGPKPALISWMEAAAWDSAAGSPVSCEAGIKNMNKENRELLGAEGGPVAKSLEDVGQPTTRTWEHKDQPAKPSASCPGRPPTSPSLLAKLPTPRTDKRHGCSMCGKHFAWRSTLVEHIYTHTGEKPFRCPDCGKGFSQASSLSKHRAIHRGDRPHRCPDCGRAFTQRSALTTHLRVHTGEKPYQCADCGRRFSQSSALSQHRRVHSGETPFPCSECGRAFAHASDLRRHQRTHTGEKPFPCPDCGRCFRQSSEMVAHRRTHSGERPYSCPECGRRFSQKSAVAKHQWIHRPGAGGRSGQLAEVLSRQLISVRGDLDPPVGFQHYPEIFQECG; via the exons ATGAGCGGGCCCGGGCCTGGGGCGCGGGGCCTCGTGAGCTTCGCCGATGTGGCCGTCTACTTCTCCCCGGAGGAGTGGGGACGGCTGCGCCCCGCGCAGAGGGCCCTCTACAGGGACGTGATGCGGGAGACCTACGGCCACCTGGGCGCGCTGG GATTTCCAGGTCCCAAACCCGCGCTCATCTCCTGGATGGAAGCAGCAGCCTGGGATTCGGCCGCCGGGTCTCCCGTAAGCTGTGAAG CAGGTATTAAGAACATGAACAAAGAGAATAGGGAATTGCTTGGAGCTGAGGGAGGACCCGTGGCCAAGAGCCTGGAAGATGTTGGACAGCCCACAACTAGGACCTGGGAACACAAGGATCAGCCAGCAAAGCCTTCTGCTTCTTGTCCTGGCCGCCCTCCCACAAGCCCCAGCCTGCTTGCTAAGCTTCCGACTCCCAGGACCGACAAACGCCACGGCTGCAGCATGTGTGGGAAGCACTTTGCCTGGCGCTCCACACTAGTGGAGCACATCTACACCCATACTGGGGAGAAGCCCTTTCGTTGTCCTGACTGTGGCAAAGGCTTCAGCCAGGCCTCTTCACTGAGCAAGCACCGAGCCATCCACCGGGGAGACCGGCCCCATCGCTGCCCCGACTGTGGCCGGGCCTTTACTCAGAGATCAGCCCTCACTACTCACCTCCGTGTCCACACTGGTGAGAAGCCCTACCAGTGTGCTGACTGTGGCCGACGGTTCAGCCAGAGCTCAGCCCTGTCACAGCACCGTCGTGTGCACAGTGGCGAGACGCCCTTCCCCTGTTCCGAGTGTGGGCGAGCCTTTGCCCATGCCTCAGACCTACGGCGCCACCAGCGTACCCACACAGGGGAAAAACCATTCCCCTGTCCTGACTGTGGACGTTGCTTTCGGCAGAGTTCAGAAATGGTTGCTCACAGACGAACCCACAGTGGTGAGCGGCCCTATTCCTGCCCTGAGTGTGGGAGACGATTCAGCCAGAAGTCAGCTGTAGCCAAACATCAGTGGATCCATCGGCCTGGTGCCGGGGGCAGAAGTGGCCAGTTGGCTGAGGTACTATCTAGGCAACTTATCTCTGTCCGAGGAGACTTGGATCCCCCCGTGGGGTTCCAGCACTACCCAGAGATCTTCCAGGAATGTGGGTGA
- the ZNF768 gene encoding zinc finger protein 768 isoform X2: protein MPLSPEEKDPLDLSLEDEPLDSYTEGYEEPPPKDLSMGTTFEMPSGTLLADPRFEILQENPLNLTQAIRSQSRRGGGPRGQGRQPPRPNICGICGKSFGRGSTLIQHQRIHTGEKPYKCEVCGKAFSQSSDLIKHQRTHTGERPYKCPRCGKAFADSSYLLRHQRTHTGQKPYKCPYCGKAFGDSSYLLRHQRTHSHERPYSCPDCGKCYSQNSSLRSHQRVHTGQRPYSCGICGKSFSQRSALTPHARSHTREKPFKCPECGKRFGQSSVLAIHARTHLPGRTYSCPDCGKTFNRSSTLIQHQRSHTGERPYKCAICGKGFCRSSTLLQHHRVHSGERPYKCDDCGKAFSQSSDLIRHQRTHAAGRR, encoded by the coding sequence ATGCCCCTGAGCCCTGAGGAGAAGGATCCTCTTGATCTCTCCTTGGAGGATGAGCCCCTGGATTCCTACACTGAGGGCTATGAGGAGCCGCCCCCCAAGGACCTGTCAATGGGGACCACCTTTGAGATGCCCTCAGGGACCCTGCTGGCGGACCCTCGCTTTGAGATCCTTCAGGAGAATCCACTCAACCTCACCCAGGCCATCCGCAGCCAGTCTCGGCGGGGCGGGGGCCCTCGAGGGCAAGGGAGGCAGCCCCCTCGCCCCAACATCTGTGGTATCTGCGGGAAGAGCTTTGGTCGCGGCTCCACCCTGATCCAACACCAGCGTATCCATAcgggagagaaaccttataagtGCGAAGTGTGTGGCAAAGCCTTCTCCCAGAGCTCGGATCTCATCAAGCATCAGCGCACGCACACAGGCGAACGGCCGTATAAGTGCCCCCGATGTGGCAAGGCCTTTGCTGACAGCTCCTACCTGCTCCGCCACCAGCGGACCCACACGGGCCAGAAGCCCTATAAGTGCCCGTACTGCGGCAAGGCCTTTGGCGACAGCTCCTACCTCCTGCGCCACCAGCGCACCCATAGCCATGAGCGACCCTACAGTTGCCCAGATTGTGGCAAGTGCTACAGCCAGAACTCATCCCTTCGCAGCCACCAGCGGGTGCACACAGGGCAGAGGCCCTACAGCTGTGGCATATGTGGCAAGTCCTTCTCACAGCGCTCGGCCCTCACCCCCCACGCCCGAAGCCACACCCGAGAGAAGCCCTTCAAGTGCCCTGAGTGTGGGAAACGGTTTGGCCAGAGCTCTGTGCTTGCCATTCATGCCCGCACCCACCTACCTGGCCGTACCTACAGCTGCCCCGACTGTGGGAAAACCTTTAATCGATCATCCACCCTGATTCAGCACCAGCGCTCCCATACGGGTGAACGGCCCTATAAATGTGCTATTTGTGGAAAGGGCTTTTGCCGCTCCTCTACCCTTCTGCAGCATCACCGTGTCCATAGTGGTGAACGGCCCTACAAGTGTGACGACTGTGGCAAAGCCTTCTCGCAGAGCTCCGACCTCATTCGCCACCAACGGACGCATGCAGCTGGGCGGCGCTGA
- the ZNF768 gene encoding zinc finger protein 768 isoform X1, translating to MEQEARPWGLDPRRPEEMESQKGPLPGGECDRRKSPSEKEEEISQHEDSENGDVEEIPFGVEPQSPGFDEIPEMPLSPEEKDPLDLSLEDEPLDSYTEGYEEPPPKDLSMGTTFEMPSGTLLADPRFEILQENPLNLTQAIRSQSRRGGGPRGQGRQPPRPNICGICGKSFGRGSTLIQHQRIHTGEKPYKCEVCGKAFSQSSDLIKHQRTHTGERPYKCPRCGKAFADSSYLLRHQRTHTGQKPYKCPYCGKAFGDSSYLLRHQRTHSHERPYSCPDCGKCYSQNSSLRSHQRVHTGQRPYSCGICGKSFSQRSALTPHARSHTREKPFKCPECGKRFGQSSVLAIHARTHLPGRTYSCPDCGKTFNRSSTLIQHQRSHTGERPYKCAICGKGFCRSSTLLQHHRVHSGERPYKCDDCGKAFSQSSDLIRHQRTHAAGRR from the exons ATGGAGCAAGAGGCCCGGCCGTGGGGCCTAGATCCCCGGCGTCCTGAGGAGATGGAGAGCCAGAAAGGCCCCCTACCAG GCGGCGAGTGTGACAGGCGGAAGAGTCCGagtgagaaagaggaggagattTCTCAACACGAAGACTCGGAGAATGGGGATGTGGAAGAGATTCCCTTTGGAGTGGAGCCTCAGAGTCCAGGTTTTGATGAAATTCCTGAGATGCCCCTGAGCCCTGAGGAGAAGGATCCTCTTGATCTCTCCTTGGAGGATGAGCCCCTGGATTCCTACACTGAGGGCTATGAGGAGCCGCCCCCCAAGGACCTGTCAATGGGGACCACCTTTGAGATGCCCTCAGGGACCCTGCTGGCGGACCCTCGCTTTGAGATCCTTCAGGAGAATCCACTCAACCTCACCCAGGCCATCCGCAGCCAGTCTCGGCGGGGCGGGGGCCCTCGAGGGCAAGGGAGGCAGCCCCCTCGCCCCAACATCTGTGGTATCTGCGGGAAGAGCTTTGGTCGCGGCTCCACCCTGATCCAACACCAGCGTATCCATAcgggagagaaaccttataagtGCGAAGTGTGTGGCAAAGCCTTCTCCCAGAGCTCGGATCTCATCAAGCATCAGCGCACGCACACAGGCGAACGGCCGTATAAGTGCCCCCGATGTGGCAAGGCCTTTGCTGACAGCTCCTACCTGCTCCGCCACCAGCGGACCCACACGGGCCAGAAGCCCTATAAGTGCCCGTACTGCGGCAAGGCCTTTGGCGACAGCTCCTACCTCCTGCGCCACCAGCGCACCCATAGCCATGAGCGACCCTACAGTTGCCCAGATTGTGGCAAGTGCTACAGCCAGAACTCATCCCTTCGCAGCCACCAGCGGGTGCACACAGGGCAGAGGCCCTACAGCTGTGGCATATGTGGCAAGTCCTTCTCACAGCGCTCGGCCCTCACCCCCCACGCCCGAAGCCACACCCGAGAGAAGCCCTTCAAGTGCCCTGAGTGTGGGAAACGGTTTGGCCAGAGCTCTGTGCTTGCCATTCATGCCCGCACCCACCTACCTGGCCGTACCTACAGCTGCCCCGACTGTGGGAAAACCTTTAATCGATCATCCACCCTGATTCAGCACCAGCGCTCCCATACGGGTGAACGGCCCTATAAATGTGCTATTTGTGGAAAGGGCTTTTGCCGCTCCTCTACCCTTCTGCAGCATCACCGTGTCCATAGTGGTGAACGGCCCTACAAGTGTGACGACTGTGGCAAAGCCTTCTCGCAGAGCTCCGACCTCATTCGCCACCAACGGACGCATGCAGCTGGGCGGCGCTGA